The following coding sequences are from one Diachasmimorpha longicaudata isolate KC_UGA_2023 chromosome 6, iyDiaLong2, whole genome shotgun sequence window:
- the Rdga gene encoding eye-specific diacylglycerol kinase isoform X4, producing the protein MRFLSVLDVNVCCSMTKPRNFWNFNEAVRLLGISPGLGHRVHFSEGTNLRCREDPEPSEQRGREEGASGSSREPRSTPDWGPDAFNGEHLWVPTAASGDFCYASDCSKHGPRLKCAACRVVAHALCAGNLHFDCKPSFRDVGVRQYREQASTHHHWVHRRSQKGKCAHCSKAFQSKLSFSSKEIVAVSCSWCKQAYHNKDACFNVERVGENCQLGMHGPIMVPPSWIVKLPRKGSFKSSLRKSPRKKKCVAGADGSPRRKSRTDDKEKDEKDQEKLWAIKPIPSPNIRPVVVFINPKSGGNQGAKLLQKFQWLLNPRQVFDLTQGGPKMGLELFMKVPNVRVLACGGDGTVGWVLSILDQIGASPPPAVGVLPLGTGNDLARALGWGGGYTDEPIGKILSNIGDSETTLLDRWEVNVERNPDASGDDDGGKGKENLPLNVVNNYFSLGVDAHIALEFHEAREAHPEKFNSRLRNKMFYGQMGGKDLVLRKWKDLSEFVTLECDGQDMTPKLKEHRVHAIVFLNIPSYGGGTHPWGAGSGTKEPATDDGLFEVVGLTTYQLPLLQAGGHGTCITQCSTAKLITTRTIPMQVDGEACRLLPSIIDIKLLNKATMLAKRRRTSKSSQNVGAKLESLKLPLMRIKMADYMAYHSDKDRLRKAAVLWRAEPLDLEATMDLESLRQMLAKEYPMDSCCFLDSYTAERFFRIDRAQEQLHYVTDVAAEAVYILDEDSGSQAANESDTASHLEPETAQASPCEEKSLRPTLVSDEKARVPLEKRKEAVEKAKSFDSVSERRMDMRKERKSFEDVNEDSMSKQSSSKNISEPGQSHSDHGSTFISPRDRLFGLSSEVHTFNSGLLEKTSDGIIRAAKVGDLKTLKELHERGYSLLSIDASGQTALHIAARHGHKDIVRYLIACAPSTILNMVDNDKGQTALHKAAQQKRRSMCCMLVAGGATLTVRDRHGNTAQQLALIAEDRDLAAYLHSQEQFQLVTEDMQNLP; encoded by the exons AGGAAGGGAGGAGGGTGCCAGTGGTAGCAGCAGAGAGCCAAGATCAACTCCGGATTGGGGGCCCGATGCCTTCAATGGTGAACATCTGTGGGTGCCCACTGCAGCTTCTGGGGATTTTTGTTACGCCAGTGATTGTTCA AAACACGGCCCCAGGTTGAAGTGCGCAGCGTGCCGGGTGGTGGCACACGCCCTTTGTGCCGGAAATTTACATTTCGATTGCAAACCGAGTTTTCGAGATGTCGGAGTCCGTCAATATCGTGAACAAGCATCGACCCATCATCACTGGGTACATCGTCGCTCGCAGAAGGGCAAATGTGCCCATTGCTCAAAAGCATTTCAATCGAAATTGAGTTTCAGCTCCAAGGAGATTGTTGCTGTTAGCTGTAGCTGGTGTAAGCAAGCTTATCACAATAAAGATGCGTGCTTCAATGTTGAGAGAGTCGGTGAGAATTGTCAATTGGGTATGCATGGTCCGATAATGGTGCCACCGTCTTGGATAGTCAAGCTGCCGCGTAAGGGTAGTTTCAAGAGTAGTTTGCGTAAATCACCGAGGAAGAAAAAATGTGTAGCTGGTGCTGATGGATCGCCGAGGAGAAAGAGCAGAACCGATGATAAGGAAAAGGACGAAAAGGACCAGGAAAAATTGTGGGCAATAAAGCCTATTCCATCGCCAAATATTCGTCCAGTTGTTGTATTCATAAATCCAAAATCTGGTGGAAATCAAGGGGCTAAGTTACTCCAAAAATTTCAGTGGCTTTTGAATCCACGACAGGTGTTTGATCTCACTCAGGGTGGACCGAAAATGGGATTAGAGTTGTTCATGAAAGTGCCAAATGTACGTGTACTGGCGTGCGGTGGTGATGGTACTGTTGGCTGGGTTTTGTCAATTCTCGATCAAATTGGCGCGTCACCACCGCCCGCTGTTGGGGTACTACCACTCGGCACTGGCAACGACCTTGCCAGGGCACTTGGTTGGGGCGGTGGCTACACGGATGAGcccattggaaaaattctatcAAACATTGGTGACAGTGAAACAACACTTCTTGACAGATGGGAAGTCAATGTTGAGAGAAATCCTGATGCCAGTGGGGATGACGATGGTGGCAAGGGGAAAGAGAATCTGCCACTCAATGTCGTGAATAATTACTTCTCACTTGGGGTTGATGCGCATATCGCACTGGAGTTTCACGAGGCAAGGG AGGCACATCCGGAAAAATTCAACTCTCGCCTCCGGAATAAAATGTTCTATGGCCAGATGGGGGGTAAAGATCTAGTCCTCCGGAAATGGAAGGATTTGTCTGAATTCGTGACATTGGAGTGCGATGGCCAAGACATGACGCCAAAGCTCAAAGAGCATCGTGTGCACGCCATTGTCTTTCTCAATATACCATCGTACGGTGGTGGTACACACCCCTGGGGAGCTGGAAGTGGGACCAAGGAGCCAGCGACTGACGATGGGCTTTTTGAAGTCGTTGGCCTTACGACTTATCAACTTCCGCTTTTGCAGGCCGGTGGCCATGGTACCTGCATCACCCAGTGCAGTACAGCTAAATTAATCACTACGAGAACCATTCCGATGCAG gtcGACGGTGAGGCATGTCGCTTGCTTCCCTCGATAATTGATATTAAACTATTGAACAAAGCGACAATGTTGGCGAAGCGTAGAAGAACGAGCAAGTCGTCTCAGAACGTTGGAGCAAAGTTAGAGAGTTTGAAATTACCCCTAATGAGGATTAAGATGGCTGACTACATGGCATACCACTCGGACAAAGATCGCCTGAGAAAGGCAGCTGTTCTCTGGCGGGCAGAGCCCCTGGATCTCGAAGCAACAATGGATCTCGAGTCATTGAGGCAGATGTTGGCTAAGGAGTATCCAATGGACTCCTGCTGTTTTCTCGACTCCTACACAGCTGAGAGATTCTTCAGGATCGACAGGGCCCAGGAGCAACTGCATTACGTGACTGATGTTGCTGCTGAGGCAGTTTACATTCTCGATGAGGACTCTGGCAGTCAGGCAGCTAATGAATCGGATACAGCCAGCCATCTAGAGCCAGAGACAGCTCAGGCATCTCCCTGCGAGGAGAAATCACTGCGACCCACTTTGGTGAGCGACGAGAAGGCTCGAGTGCCCCTTGAGAAGAGAAAAGAGGCTGTGGAGAAGGCCAAGAGCTTCGATTCAGTCTCCGAGAGGAGAATGGACATGCGGAAGGAGCGCAAGAGCTTTGAGGATGTCAATGAGGACAGTATGAGCAAACAGTCCTCATCCAAAAATATCTCTGAGCCTGGGCAGTCCCACAGTGACCATGGATCAACGTTCATCAGTCCTCGGGACAGGCTCTTCGGCCTTTCGTCGGAAGTTCACACCTTCAACAGTGGTCTTCTTGAGAAGACCTCTGATGGAATTATCAGGGCGGCCAAAGTTGGCGATTTGAAGACACTGAAGGAGCTTCATGAGAGGGGGTATTCACTGCTCTCCATCGATGCCAGTGGACAGACAGCCTTGCATATCGCTGCCAGGCATGGACACAAGGATATCGTTAGATATCTCATCGCCTGTGCACCTTCTACTATTCTCAATATGGTTGACAACGACAA GGGACAGACAGCTTTGCACAAAGCTGCCCAACAGAAACGTCGCTCAATGTGCTGTATGCTGGTTGCCGGAGGGGCGACCCTGACTGTTCGAGATCGGCATGGTAATACAGCACAGCAGCTTGCCCTCATTGCTGAAGACAGGGATTTAGCAGCATATCTACACA GCCAAGAGCAATTTCAACTCGTGACAGAGGATATGCAGAACCTTCCCTGA
- the Rdga gene encoding eye-specific diacylglycerol kinase isoform X3, giving the protein MKIECGPWLACVKPVKQYPRGHHQQPPEFEPVYRSIELSCGLQLEPKLLGISPGLGHRVHFSEGTNLRCREDPEPSEQRGREEGASGSSREPRSTPDWGPDAFNGEHLWVPTAASGDFCYASDCSKHGPRLKCAACRVVAHALCAGNLHFDCKPSFRDVGVRQYREQASTHHHWVHRRSQKGKCAHCSKAFQSKLSFSSKEIVAVSCSWCKQAYHNKDACFNVERVGENCQLGMHGPIMVPPSWIVKLPRKGSFKSSLRKSPRKKKCVAGADGSPRRKSRTDDKEKDEKDQEKLWAIKPIPSPNIRPVVVFINPKSGGNQGAKLLQKFQWLLNPRQVFDLTQGGPKMGLELFMKVPNVRVLACGGDGTVGWVLSILDQIGASPPPAVGVLPLGTGNDLARALGWGGGYTDEPIGKILSNIGDSETTLLDRWEVNVERNPDASGDDDGGKGKENLPLNVVNNYFSLGVDAHIALEFHEAREAHPEKFNSRLRNKMFYGQMGGKDLVLRKWKDLSEFVTLECDGQDMTPKLKEHRVHAIVFLNIPSYGGGTHPWGAGSGTKEPATDDGLFEVVGLTTYQLPLLQAGGHGTCITQCSTAKLITTRTIPMQVDGEACRLLPSIIDIKLLNKATMLAKRRRTSKSSQNVGAKLESLKLPLMRIKMADYMAYHSDKDRLRKAAVLWRAEPLDLEATMDLESLRQMLAKEYPMDSCCFLDSYTAERFFRIDRAQEQLHYVTDVAAEAVYILDEDSGSQAANESDTASHLEPETAQASPCEEKSLRPTLVSDEKARVPLEKRKEAVEKAKSFDSVSERRMDMRKERKSFEDVNEDSMSKQSSSKNISEPGQSHSDHGSTFISPRDRLFGLSSEVHTFNSGLLEKTSDGIIRAAKVGDLKTLKELHERGYSLLSIDASGQTALHIAARHGHKDIVRYLIACAPSTILNMVDNDKGQTALHKAAQQKRRSMCCMLVAGGATLTVRDRHGNTAQQLALIAEDRDLAAYLHSQEQFQLVTEDMQNLP; this is encoded by the exons AGGAAGGGAGGAGGGTGCCAGTGGTAGCAGCAGAGAGCCAAGATCAACTCCGGATTGGGGGCCCGATGCCTTCAATGGTGAACATCTGTGGGTGCCCACTGCAGCTTCTGGGGATTTTTGTTACGCCAGTGATTGTTCA AAACACGGCCCCAGGTTGAAGTGCGCAGCGTGCCGGGTGGTGGCACACGCCCTTTGTGCCGGAAATTTACATTTCGATTGCAAACCGAGTTTTCGAGATGTCGGAGTCCGTCAATATCGTGAACAAGCATCGACCCATCATCACTGGGTACATCGTCGCTCGCAGAAGGGCAAATGTGCCCATTGCTCAAAAGCATTTCAATCGAAATTGAGTTTCAGCTCCAAGGAGATTGTTGCTGTTAGCTGTAGCTGGTGTAAGCAAGCTTATCACAATAAAGATGCGTGCTTCAATGTTGAGAGAGTCGGTGAGAATTGTCAATTGGGTATGCATGGTCCGATAATGGTGCCACCGTCTTGGATAGTCAAGCTGCCGCGTAAGGGTAGTTTCAAGAGTAGTTTGCGTAAATCACCGAGGAAGAAAAAATGTGTAGCTGGTGCTGATGGATCGCCGAGGAGAAAGAGCAGAACCGATGATAAGGAAAAGGACGAAAAGGACCAGGAAAAATTGTGGGCAATAAAGCCTATTCCATCGCCAAATATTCGTCCAGTTGTTGTATTCATAAATCCAAAATCTGGTGGAAATCAAGGGGCTAAGTTACTCCAAAAATTTCAGTGGCTTTTGAATCCACGACAGGTGTTTGATCTCACTCAGGGTGGACCGAAAATGGGATTAGAGTTGTTCATGAAAGTGCCAAATGTACGTGTACTGGCGTGCGGTGGTGATGGTACTGTTGGCTGGGTTTTGTCAATTCTCGATCAAATTGGCGCGTCACCACCGCCCGCTGTTGGGGTACTACCACTCGGCACTGGCAACGACCTTGCCAGGGCACTTGGTTGGGGCGGTGGCTACACGGATGAGcccattggaaaaattctatcAAACATTGGTGACAGTGAAACAACACTTCTTGACAGATGGGAAGTCAATGTTGAGAGAAATCCTGATGCCAGTGGGGATGACGATGGTGGCAAGGGGAAAGAGAATCTGCCACTCAATGTCGTGAATAATTACTTCTCACTTGGGGTTGATGCGCATATCGCACTGGAGTTTCACGAGGCAAGGG AGGCACATCCGGAAAAATTCAACTCTCGCCTCCGGAATAAAATGTTCTATGGCCAGATGGGGGGTAAAGATCTAGTCCTCCGGAAATGGAAGGATTTGTCTGAATTCGTGACATTGGAGTGCGATGGCCAAGACATGACGCCAAAGCTCAAAGAGCATCGTGTGCACGCCATTGTCTTTCTCAATATACCATCGTACGGTGGTGGTACACACCCCTGGGGAGCTGGAAGTGGGACCAAGGAGCCAGCGACTGACGATGGGCTTTTTGAAGTCGTTGGCCTTACGACTTATCAACTTCCGCTTTTGCAGGCCGGTGGCCATGGTACCTGCATCACCCAGTGCAGTACAGCTAAATTAATCACTACGAGAACCATTCCGATGCAG gtcGACGGTGAGGCATGTCGCTTGCTTCCCTCGATAATTGATATTAAACTATTGAACAAAGCGACAATGTTGGCGAAGCGTAGAAGAACGAGCAAGTCGTCTCAGAACGTTGGAGCAAAGTTAGAGAGTTTGAAATTACCCCTAATGAGGATTAAGATGGCTGACTACATGGCATACCACTCGGACAAAGATCGCCTGAGAAAGGCAGCTGTTCTCTGGCGGGCAGAGCCCCTGGATCTCGAAGCAACAATGGATCTCGAGTCATTGAGGCAGATGTTGGCTAAGGAGTATCCAATGGACTCCTGCTGTTTTCTCGACTCCTACACAGCTGAGAGATTCTTCAGGATCGACAGGGCCCAGGAGCAACTGCATTACGTGACTGATGTTGCTGCTGAGGCAGTTTACATTCTCGATGAGGACTCTGGCAGTCAGGCAGCTAATGAATCGGATACAGCCAGCCATCTAGAGCCAGAGACAGCTCAGGCATCTCCCTGCGAGGAGAAATCACTGCGACCCACTTTGGTGAGCGACGAGAAGGCTCGAGTGCCCCTTGAGAAGAGAAAAGAGGCTGTGGAGAAGGCCAAGAGCTTCGATTCAGTCTCCGAGAGGAGAATGGACATGCGGAAGGAGCGCAAGAGCTTTGAGGATGTCAATGAGGACAGTATGAGCAAACAGTCCTCATCCAAAAATATCTCTGAGCCTGGGCAGTCCCACAGTGACCATGGATCAACGTTCATCAGTCCTCGGGACAGGCTCTTCGGCCTTTCGTCGGAAGTTCACACCTTCAACAGTGGTCTTCTTGAGAAGACCTCTGATGGAATTATCAGGGCGGCCAAAGTTGGCGATTTGAAGACACTGAAGGAGCTTCATGAGAGGGGGTATTCACTGCTCTCCATCGATGCCAGTGGACAGACAGCCTTGCATATCGCTGCCAGGCATGGACACAAGGATATCGTTAGATATCTCATCGCCTGTGCACCTTCTACTATTCTCAATATGGTTGACAACGACAA GGGACAGACAGCTTTGCACAAAGCTGCCCAACAGAAACGTCGCTCAATGTGCTGTATGCTGGTTGCCGGAGGGGCGACCCTGACTGTTCGAGATCGGCATGGTAATACAGCACAGCAGCTTGCCCTCATTGCTGAAGACAGGGATTTAGCAGCATATCTACACA GCCAAGAGCAATTTCAACTCGTGACAGAGGATATGCAGAACCTTCCCTGA